Proteins encoded in a region of the Bicyclus anynana chromosome 9, ilBicAnyn1.1, whole genome shotgun sequence genome:
- the LOC112058484 gene encoding tubulin-specific chaperone C isoform X2, with protein sequence MNIAARSLFWVVTFGTIGFGLFTFVKPDDELLKKFDEGSKFTDARRVSHETVKVLKEAANPDSDIKRLSRRDAQRLEKLQKAHKAREEVDATNENEDYFSGAFKIRSETIEELLSQIPTLETHVLPQHFDNIKHEVNELQKFVVTSSFFLKEFNMRKYLGIVANLQTKCYELEDRYVPRKKFGFTRKKLPKSHNQKQTSIDENDGAGKTDSNKWDDKLFGFDSQEDKVLSLENEELFQRDVALRNLKNCTIGLKGVMGTLHLTNLDNCIVLSGPVTSSVFIEKCTNCKIVTACQQLRMHSSMKCDIYLHVTSKGIVEDCSDIRTAPYNLHYEDLEKHFNMSSLNRNSNNWDRLDDFNWLAPDVPSPNWSILDISQRVCNWNDWWSKTPL encoded by the exons ATGAACATTGCAGCTAGGTCCCTCTTCTGGGTTGTCACCTTTGGGACAATTGGCTTCGGCCTCTTCACATTTGTCAAACCTGATGATGAACTTCTTAAAaag TTTGATGAAGGCTCTAAATTTACCGATGCTAGAAGAGTAAGTCACGAAACTGTGAAAGTTTTGAAGGAAGCTGCCAACCCTGACTCTGATATTA AAAGACTGAGCAGGCGTGATGCTCAGCGATTAGAGAAACTGCAAAAAGCGCACAAGGCGAGGGAGGAAGTTGATGCTACCAATGAAAATGAAGATTACTTCTCAGGAGCCTTTAAAATACGATCCGAGACAATTGAAGAGCTATTATCGCAAATACCCACATTAGAAACGCACGTCTTGCCTCAGCATTTCGACAATATCAAGCATGAAGTCAACGAATTACAGAAGTTTGTTGTCACATCCTCATTTTTCCTCAAAGAGTTCAACATGCGCAAATATTTAGGCATTGTGGCTAACTTGCAAACAAAATGCTACGAATTAGAAGATAGATATGTCCCTCGTAAGAAATTTGGTTTCACTAGAAAGAAACTACCCAAAAGTCACAATCAAAAACAAACTTCAATTGATGAGAACGATGGTGCAGGCAAGACAGATAGTAACAAATGGGACGATAAACTGTTTGGTTTTGATTCTCAGGAGGACAAAGTTTTATCATTAGAAAACGAGGAGTTGTTTCAACGTGACGTTGCATTGAGAAATTTGAAAAACTGTACCATCGGTTTGAAAGGAGTTATGGGAACTTTGCATTTAACTAACTTAGATAATTGTATAGTGCTTTCTGGACCAGTCACGTCGTCAGTTTTTATTGAGAAGTGCACAAATTGTAAGATAGTTACGGCGTGTCAGCAGCTGAGGATGCACAGTTCAATGAAATGTGACATTTATTTGCACGTGACGAGTAAAGGTATTGTCGAGGACTGTTCAGACATTCGCACTGCACCATACAATTTGCATTATGAGGATCTCGAGAAGCACTTCAACATGTCCTCGTTAAATAGGAATAGCAATAACTGGGATCGTTTGGACGATTTTAATTGGCTAGCACCTGACGTTCCCTCGCCTAATTGGTCAATTCTTGATATTTCGCAGCGTGTGTGCAATTGGAATGATTGGTGGTCAAAAAcaccattataa
- the LOC112058484 gene encoding tubulin-specific chaperone C isoform X1, producing MSDKNAVLERLSRRDAQRLEKLQKAHKAREEVDATNENEDYFSGAFKIRSETIEELLSQIPTLETHVLPQHFDNIKHEVNELQKFVVTSSFFLKEFNMRKYLGIVANLQTKCYELEDRYVPRKKFGFTRKKLPKSHNQKQTSIDENDGAGKTDSNKWDDKLFGFDSQEDKVLSLENEELFQRDVALRNLKNCTIGLKGVMGTLHLTNLDNCIVLSGPVTSSVFIEKCTNCKIVTACQQLRMHSSMKCDIYLHVTSKGIVEDCSDIRTAPYNLHYEDLEKHFNMSSLNRNSNNWDRLDDFNWLAPDVPSPNWSILDISQRVCNWNDWWSKTPL from the coding sequence ATGAGTGACAAGAATGCTGTTTTAGAAAGACTGAGCAGGCGTGATGCTCAGCGATTAGAGAAACTGCAAAAAGCGCACAAGGCGAGGGAGGAAGTTGATGCTACCAATGAAAATGAAGATTACTTCTCAGGAGCCTTTAAAATACGATCCGAGACAATTGAAGAGCTATTATCGCAAATACCCACATTAGAAACGCACGTCTTGCCTCAGCATTTCGACAATATCAAGCATGAAGTCAACGAATTACAGAAGTTTGTTGTCACATCCTCATTTTTCCTCAAAGAGTTCAACATGCGCAAATATTTAGGCATTGTGGCTAACTTGCAAACAAAATGCTACGAATTAGAAGATAGATATGTCCCTCGTAAGAAATTTGGTTTCACTAGAAAGAAACTACCCAAAAGTCACAATCAAAAACAAACTTCAATTGATGAGAACGATGGTGCAGGCAAGACAGATAGTAACAAATGGGACGATAAACTGTTTGGTTTTGATTCTCAGGAGGACAAAGTTTTATCATTAGAAAACGAGGAGTTGTTTCAACGTGACGTTGCATTGAGAAATTTGAAAAACTGTACCATCGGTTTGAAAGGAGTTATGGGAACTTTGCATTTAACTAACTTAGATAATTGTATAGTGCTTTCTGGACCAGTCACGTCGTCAGTTTTTATTGAGAAGTGCACAAATTGTAAGATAGTTACGGCGTGTCAGCAGCTGAGGATGCACAGTTCAATGAAATGTGACATTTATTTGCACGTGACGAGTAAAGGTATTGTCGAGGACTGTTCAGACATTCGCACTGCACCATACAATTTGCATTATGAGGATCTCGAGAAGCACTTCAACATGTCCTCGTTAAATAGGAATAGCAATAACTGGGATCGTTTGGACGATTTTAATTGGCTAGCACCTGACGTTCCCTCGCCTAATTGGTCAATTCTTGATATTTCGCAGCGTGTGTGCAATTGGAATGATTGGTGGTCAAAAAcaccattataa
- the LOC112058483 gene encoding spondin-2-like, which translates to MKTRLNISGYYKQLICWLVVLRVCGCDEVCDRRPLGTKTEPLPPDNRFQIEILDIYNNQYIPNKNYTVRLFSMDGVSTFIAFTISARGDTKPNERNHRKPIPLSPGQIRPYPDSHAVWSSICENTVIQKDVTAKTSVQVEWRAPPKDQKCVTIYVVLAVVPDVWYNYEGPLSKQVCEDRRNMEDMQPMENGNCEVCEDAQYLLTFEGIWSCHTHPLLFPKHELAASPHFSDVVGASHNKNYNVFKVYSDASEALKMLAEQGNTTKLEMEMINLVGVSVRTVIKASGQPRPNMVTHSIFRVSREHHLVSLVTAIIPSPDWFLGVSNMELCEVNTNKWATNLTLNLYPLDAGTDSGIKFDSPNEDTMPPKPISSAVINKSVSKEQFKPFARLHFNLMRTYPTIDCETSTTVYEFTDNEEKPEVSIHYVPSEISPTTAPPPTEEFSPDPDTSEECPMTAWEEWEPCAGECIDNVYIGYKTRSRYYLVDGVAVGKDLDGPDVEVPEECFNKYSDHETAPCEEECEEEETVIRYSN; encoded by the exons ATGAAAACCAGACTCAATATTTCTG gatATTACAAACAATTGATTTGCTGGTTGGTTGTTCTTCGGGTATGTGGTTGCGATGAGGTATGCGACCGCCGACCGCTGGGAACCAAGACGGAGCCGCTACCACCTGACAACCGGTTCCAAATTGAAATCCtagatatttataataatcagTATATTCCAAACAAAAACTACACCG TGCGTTTATTTTCAATGGATGGAGTATCCACATTCATTGCTTTTACAATATCGGCGCGTGGCGACACTAAGCCAAACGAAAGGAATCACCGAAAGCCAATTCCACTGAGTCCGGGACAAATACGACCCTATCCCGACTCGCACGCCGTTTGGAGTTCTATTTGTGAGAACACGGTTATTCAAAAGGATGTCACAGCAAAAACTTCTGTGCAG GTGGAATGGCGAGCACCACCCAAAGACCAGAAATGCGTGACGATATACGTAGTCCTGGCCGTTGTGCCGGACGTGTGGTACAACTATGAGGGTCCTCTGTCAAAGCAGGTGTGTGAGGATCGCCGCAACATGGAGGACATGCAACCCATGGAGAATGGCAACTGCGAAGTGTGCGAAGACGCACAGTACTTG CTGACTTTCGAAGGCATTTGGTCTTGTCACACCCATCCACTGCTCTTCCCAAAACACGAGCTTGCAGCGTCGCCTCACTTCAGCGACGTGGTAGGAGCTTCGCACAATAAAAACTATAACGTGTTCAAAGTCTACTCCGATGCGAGTGAGGCGTTGAAAATGTTGGCGGAACAAGGAAATACAACCAAATTGGAAATGGAAATGATAAATCTg gTTGGTGTCTCCGTCCGTACTGTGATAAAAGCTTCAGGACAACCGCGACCAAACATGGTGACGCACTCCATATTTCGCGTGAGCAGGGAGCATCATCTGGTGTCACTTGTCACGGCCATAATTCCATCCCCTGACTGGTTCCTCGGTGTATCCAATATGGAGCTGTGCGAGGTTAATACCAACAAGTGGGCAACAAATTTAACACTGAATCTTTATCCACTAGATGCTGGAACTGATAGTGGAATAAAGTTTGAC TCACCAAATGAAGACACAATGCCACCAAAGCCTATATCCTCGGCAGTGATAAACAAATCGGTATCAAAAGAGCAGTTCAAACCGTTCGCCAGATTACATTTCAACCTCATGAGGACGTACCCAACTATTGATTGTGAGACATCCACGACCGTATACGAGTTTACTGACA ATGAAGAAAAGCCAGAAGTGAGTATCCACTATGTACCAAGTGAAATATCGCCGACTACTGCACCGCCTCCAAC TGAGGAATTTTCTCCGGATCCGGATACCTCGGAAGAGTGCCCTATGACAGCATGGGAGGAGTGGGAACCATGCGCGGGAGAATGTATTGACAACGTTTACATCGGGTATAAAACACGTTCTCGCTACTACTTGGTAGATGGCGTAGCTGTCGGCAAGGATCTAGAT GGTCCAGACGTTGAAGTCCCTGAAGAATGCTTCAATAAATACTCAGACCACGAAACGGCACCGTGTGAAGAAGAATGTGAGGAAGAAGAAACAGTAATTCGTTATAgcaactaa